In a genomic window of Novosphingobium sp. KA1:
- a CDS encoding MFS transporter — MKDPAVPESQTLALRPVRLRNYLAYGSNDVLGAGSMAVISGWVLIFYTQFCGLSAGQAALIFAVARVLDAFASPMIGYISDHFGMTALGRRFGRRRFFILAAIPLLPSFALMWLPGQTFWYYLVSYVLFELVYAMEIIPFETLAAEMSSDYRTKAKFAGWRILFGQASAILAGFLPLWLIEALGRDSADTFFYMGLIFAALFMLTAAMLYLFSWERHGPGSAPPAAGPRPSAGPLEALKALYRNLFSTMRIRAFRLHLGMYLGGYISQDVFNAAFTFFVIFALAGSTAIASGLLGTMYIVQFVAVIIAINMALRASPSRAYQIAAASFGAGALTLIGLWIAGITASSAMIWLPIALAGLGRGALNYIPWATYNYMADVDEIVTGRRREGAFAGVMTFVRKATQAAAVAGVGFVMQAGGFVSGAAQQSHGAVVTIAVLLGLGTVGMLLFGVLVSRRFRLSPATHAVLMREIEHLRAGARTPSSPEACAVVEDLSGWRYDQLWGRNPLVEQDERSGNLGQPVNGVN; from the coding sequence GTGAAGGATCCTGCTGTGCCCGAAAGCCAGACTCTGGCCCTGCGCCCGGTGCGCCTGAGAAACTACCTCGCCTATGGCTCCAACGACGTGCTCGGGGCCGGGTCGATGGCGGTCATCTCGGGCTGGGTGCTGATCTTCTACACCCAGTTCTGCGGGCTTTCGGCCGGGCAGGCGGCGCTGATCTTTGCGGTGGCGCGTGTGCTCGACGCCTTCGCCTCGCCGATGATCGGCTATATCTCCGATCATTTCGGCATGACCGCGCTCGGCCGCCGGTTCGGGCGGCGGCGCTTCTTCATCCTCGCCGCGATCCCGCTGCTGCCCAGTTTCGCCTTGATGTGGCTGCCGGGGCAGACGTTCTGGTACTATCTTGTCAGCTATGTGCTGTTCGAGCTGGTCTACGCGATGGAGATCATCCCGTTCGAGACGCTCGCCGCCGAGATGTCGAGCGATTATCGCACCAAGGCCAAGTTCGCCGGCTGGCGCATCCTGTTCGGGCAGGCTTCGGCGATCCTGGCCGGTTTCCTGCCGCTCTGGCTGATCGAGGCGCTGGGTCGGGACAGTGCCGACACCTTCTTCTACATGGGGCTGATCTTCGCGGCGCTGTTCATGCTGACGGCGGCGATGCTCTACCTGTTCAGCTGGGAGCGTCACGGACCGGGCAGCGCGCCGCCGGCTGCGGGGCCGCGCCCGTCGGCCGGGCCGCTGGAGGCGCTCAAGGCGCTCTATCGCAACTTGTTCTCGACCATGCGCATCCGCGCCTTCCGCCTGCACCTCGGCATGTATCTGGGCGGCTACATCAGCCAGGACGTGTTCAACGCCGCGTTCACGTTCTTCGTGATCTTTGCGCTGGCGGGCAGCACGGCGATCGCCTCCGGCTTGCTCGGCACGATGTACATCGTCCAGTTCGTGGCGGTGATCATCGCCATCAACATGGCGCTGCGGGCCTCGCCCAGCCGCGCCTACCAGATCGCCGCCGCCAGCTTCGGCGCCGGCGCACTGACGCTGATCGGGCTGTGGATCGCCGGGATCACCGCCAGCAGCGCGATGATCTGGCTTCCCATCGCTCTGGCGGGGCTGGGCCGGGGGGCGCTCAACTACATTCCCTGGGCAACCTACAACTACATGGCCGACGTCGACGAGATCGTCACCGGCCGCCGCCGCGAGGGTGCCTTTGCCGGGGTCATGACCTTCGTGCGCAAGGCCACGCAGGCCGCCGCCGTCGCCGGGGTCGGCTTTGTCATGCAGGCGGGCGGTTTCGTCTCGGGCGCGGCGCAGCAATCGCACGGCGCGGTTGTCACCATCGCGGTCCTGCTGGGGCTGGGCACGGTGGGCATGCTGCTGTTCGGCGTGCTGGTATCGCGCCGTTTCCGCCTCTCGCCCGCCACCCACGCGGTGCTGATGCGCGAGATCGAGCACTTGCGCGCCGGCGCCCGCACGCCGAGCAGCCCGGAGGCCTGCGCCGTCGTCGAGGACCTGTCGGGCTGGCGCTACGACCAGCTCTGGGGCCGCAATCCGCTGGTCGAACAGGACGAGCGGAGCGGCAATCTGGGGCAACCGGTCAATGGGGTGAACTGA